In Oreochromis aureus strain Israel breed Guangdong linkage group 20, ZZ_aureus, whole genome shotgun sequence, the following are encoded in one genomic region:
- the si:ch211-220i18.4 gene encoding SRSF protein kinase 3 has translation MQRSPCLPHTEAEQHRVSEGGVSNSFKALGCYEQLDPKDSQVSEDPREYCYGGYHPIQIGDTFNRRYQVVSKLGWGYFSTVWLCQDLKLDRRVAVKVLKSGAGFTQAGEDELALLRCASGSVGCHPFGQTIVRLLDEFKLVGVNGVHICLVLELLGPDLRSLQLCFGNPGLLQPWVKQILIQVLQGLDYLHSQCKIIHTDIKPENILACLEEQSHKAPAGGSSSSSIQTGKEASLPEWRQVNPYSLKEIAVKIADLGSSCWVYKHFCEEIQTRQYRSLEVLLGSEYGPPADIWSVACMAFELVTGDSLFEPRASESISLEEDHIGQIMELLGKIPAAVALSGKYSAEYFSCRGDLRHVGPLRFWSLYEVLVEKYHFLLEEASVFSDFLLSMLNYHPEKRATAAQCLRHPWLTSC, from the exons ATGCAGAGGAGCCCCTGCCTGCCTCATACAGAGGCTGAACAGCATCGTGT gagtGAGGGTGGCGTGTCTAACAGTTTCAAAGCCCTTGGATGCTACGAGCAGCTGGATCCCAAGGACAGTCAGGTCTCCGAGGACCCCCGAGAATACTGTTATG GTGGGTACCACCCCATCCAGATAGGGGACACCTTCAACAGAAGATACCAGGTGGTGTCCAAACTCGGCTGGGGTTATTTCTCCACTGTATGGCTCTGCCAGGACCTCAA GCTTGATCGGCGTGTTGCTGTGAAGGTGTTGAAGAGTGGGGCTGGCTTTACCCAGGCCGGAGAGGATGAACTGGCTCTCCTGCGATGT GCCAGTGGTTCTGTGGGCTGTCACCCTTTTGGCCAAACGATTGTTCGACTGCTAGATGAGTTTAAGCTGGTTGGGGTCAATGGGGTAC ACATTTGCCTGGTGCTGGAGCTGCTGGGGCCTGACCTGAGGAGCTTGCAGCTCTGCTTTGGGAATCCAGGACTGTTGCAGCCTTGGGTCAAACAAATACTTATCCAG GTCCTGCAGGGCCTGGACTACCTTCACTCTCAGTGTAAAATCATCCACACAGACATCAAGCCAGAAAACATCCTTGCGTGTCTGGAAGAGCAGTCCCACAAAgcaccagcaggtggcagcagcTCCTCCTCGATACAGACTGGGAAGGAAGCCAGTTTACCAG aatggAGGCAGGTAAACCCGTACAGCTTAAAGGAAATTGCAGTGAAGATTGCTGACTTGGGGAGCTCCTGCTGGGTG TACAAACATTTCTGTGAGGAGATCCAGACCCGACAGTATCGCTCACTAGAGGTTTTGCTGGGATCTGAGTACGGCCCACCTGCTGACATCTGGAGTGTCGCATGCATG GCCTTTGAGTTGGTCACTGGAGACTCACTGTTTGAGCCCAGAGCCAGTGAGTCCATTTCCCTGGAGGAAG ATCATATTGGCCAGATAATGGAGCTGCTTGGCAAAATCCCAGCCGCTGTTGCCTTGTCGGGTAAATACTCTGCCGAGTACTTCAGCTGCAGAG GTGACCTGCGTCATGTCGGTCCGCTGAGGTTCTGGAGCCTCTATGAGGTTTTGGTGGAGAAATACCACTTCCTGTTGGAGGAGGCCTCTGTGTTCTCTGACTTCCTACTTTCCATGTTGAATTATCACCCAGAGAAGAGGGCCACTGCTGCACAGTGTCTTCGCCACCCTTGGTTGACTTCCTGTTAG